From Pan paniscus chromosome 9, NHGRI_mPanPan1-v2.0_pri, whole genome shotgun sequence, the proteins below share one genomic window:
- the MDK gene encoding midkine isoform X2: MQHRGFLLLTLLALLALTSAVAKKKDKVKKGGPGSECAEWAWGPCTPSSKDCGVGFREGTCGAQTQRIRCRVPCNWKKEFGADCKYKFENWGACDGGTSTKVRQGTLKKARYNAQCQETIRVTKPCTPKTKAKAKAKKGKGKD; encoded by the exons ATGCAGCACCGAGgcttcctcctcctcaccctcctcgCCCTGCTGGCGCTCACCTCCGCGGTCGCCAAAAAGAAAG ATAAGGTGAAGAAGGGCGGCCCGGGGAGCGAGTGCGCTGAGTGGGCCTGGGGGCCCTGCACCCCCAGCAGCAAGGATTGCGGCGTGGGTTTCCGCGAGGGCACCTGCGGGGCCCAGACCCAGCGCATCCGGTGCAGGGTGCCCTGCAACTGGAAGAAGGAGTTTGGAG CCGACTGCAAGTACAAGTTTGAGAACTGGGGTGCGTGTGATGGGGGCACAAGCACCAAAGTCCGCCAAGGCACCCTGAAGAAGGCGCGCTACAATGCTCAGTGCCAGGAGACCATCCGCGTCACCAAGCCCTGCACCCCCAAGACCAAAGCAAAGGCCAAAG
- the MDK gene encoding midkine isoform X1, whose amino-acid sequence MQHRGFLLLTLLALLALTSAVAKKKDKVKKGGPGSECAEWAWGPCTPSSKDCGVGFREGTCGAQTQRIRCRVPCNWKKEFGADCKYKFENWGACDGGTSTKVRQGTLKKARYNAQCQETIRVTKPCTPKTKAKAKGQRKEKGVGLSRGAAPPPPVRGQFQVKP is encoded by the exons ATGCAGCACCGAGgcttcctcctcctcaccctcctcgCCCTGCTGGCGCTCACCTCCGCGGTCGCCAAAAAGAAAG ATAAGGTGAAGAAGGGCGGCCCGGGGAGCGAGTGCGCTGAGTGGGCCTGGGGGCCCTGCACCCCCAGCAGCAAGGATTGCGGCGTGGGTTTCCGCGAGGGCACCTGCGGGGCCCAGACCCAGCGCATCCGGTGCAGGGTGCCCTGCAACTGGAAGAAGGAGTTTGGAG CCGACTGCAAGTACAAGTTTGAGAACTGGGGTGCGTGTGATGGGGGCACAAGCACCAAAGTCCGCCAAGGCACCCTGAAGAAGGCGCGCTACAATGCTCAGTGCCAGGAGACCATCCGCGTCACCAAGCCCTGCACCCCCAAGACCAAAGCAAAGGCCAAAGGTCAGCGAAAGGAGAAGGGGGTGGGGCTGTCGCGGGGGGCTGCCCCCCCCCCGCCTGTGAGGGGACAATTCCAAGTTAAACCTTAA